DNA sequence from the Piliocolobus tephrosceles isolate RC106 chromosome 9, ASM277652v3, whole genome shotgun sequence genome:
GTtcagataataattttttattgtaattagaGCATTATGCCACAAGATGtcattctttcattaaaaaatggtaCCAATTCGGttcagtagttaaaaaaaaaaaaaagtaatgccaAGGCAACAGACAAAAGCCTGTGACTACTCATCCATGCTTCACACATACAAAGAcagttttctgggaaagaaagGGCTTCCATGTGTGAAATGTATTAATTAACTACTCTTATTTGTGAAATATGTTAATGTTTCTAATCTTCATAGGTACAAATTGGTTTTCATTATAAGTTGAATTggtgtaattattttttattttttatttttatttatttaatttttttgagaaagagtcttgctctgttgcctaggctggagtgcagtggtatgatctcagctcactgcaacctctgcctcccagattcaagtgattctgcctcagcctcccaagtagctgggattacaggcatgcaccaccacgcccagctaatttttgtatttttaatggagacggggttttgccatgttggccaggctggtctcgaactcctgacctcaagtgatccacccgccttggcttcccaaagtgatgggattacaggcgtgagccaccattcccagcctgaATTGGTGTAATTAAAACATAACTAATAGTGAAATACAAAGACGAAACATAAAGATGACTGATCACTGAAAGATGTTAGTGATTTTATCACTAAATGATGTGTGACCCTGGACACACATCCAGGGTGGTGGTTATTATTTAGTTTCTCTGATGTTACCAGAGTGATAAAAACTTCCTTTTGGAAGTCAATATACATTACTATATGGTTAATATATACTACTATATATTTAAACACATTCTTCTAATTCTAAAGTATTTTGGTTTTTATAGTAATGAAACTATGATTGTTCAAATATAATACTAATAGGAGTTCAGTAATAGAAAATGCTATATGCAAGAGTACATTAGGAAATATAATAAGAATTCCTGATATCTTGGGGAAGTAGTTACGGAAAATGTTGACTTGTCTAAAAAAATTACAGTCAGAGGTATAAACTcttgcaattaaaaaaatcacatttattaatgagaacattttaaaaagatgatggaATATTCTGAAGTTTAAAAACAGCTTTGCTAAGGGTCATTTCTGTGTGtcactttatttgtttttatatagctATAGTATATTTAAACAATAATGCTATCTTTTATAAGGGTTTGTCTACTTACCTATTCTTTACTCAGACATTGATGTAGACTTGTCAGATTATTCTGAGTATTGTTAACAGTGCCTTTTCGATGGAATTCACACTCTTTGACTGTCAACTTGTGccatatacacacaaaattgtGTGGAAGGcggttttaactttttgaagaatatctgtcaaaatttaagaaaacaaatgtataaaattccattttttccaGTGTTTGGCATTTCTAATAAGCAGTGAGGTTTTTTGTGATGATGGCATTATTGATAAGCTATACATGAGACTGCAGATTATATTGAATCATAttaaatctacaaaaataaaatattagatttaTATCAAATTTTCCAATTTGAACCAGTGGGGAAAATCCCACAGAAATCAGTAAGTTTACATTTCAATTTCTATCTTATTTGCCTAAGTGGACAGagattctttaaaatgtataaccTGCCATTATGtaatttggtttcattttattctaCCTGTTGTGTGAGTGTagtatatttaatttactttttgttactCTTTAcatactgtttatttttgttacagtTTTTAATTGAAGACAGACTCTTAAAATTGTATAGGACCAGTGTCTTATTAATATgattaatatatttagaaaagccaCATGAAACCCATGACAAAATGAATGtgaatattatttctaaaaatttagaaaattttatctttttccatgtattatgtaaattatttgttttacaatatcaaaatttttcatttaaagaaaaaaatgccatgaAACATTTGAACTGATGAGCCACAGaacttcagttgatttttttttcactttttagcaTGCTAAATATACATCTGAGTTTAAATATTCTGTTTAATGGCCATTTATAAATTCAATCACTACCACTGGTCGGTTTTGtgtaatagaataaaaatatgttacCCGCAGTGTAAGTACAGTACATTGtcaaattcttttccttaaggtGCACAGTAAATGTACAGATAGTTATAGGCCACTGTTTTGTAATATAGTACATTTCTGATCTATTATTCCTAACCTATTATAACGTTtgcagagagaaaataattaaatttttctaataAGCTGTAAAATTATGCTAACTTCTACAAGTAGgcttctaaataaaatttttgaaaagagtaaaaaaaaaaaaaaaaaagctttgcttggtcagcactttcagaggctgaccATTTATTGATGATTGATgagaacattttttattatgttttgaataataatattattcaggtgaatcatttgaggtcaggagttccagaccagactggccaacgtggtgaaaccccatttccactaaaaatacaaaaagtagctgggcgttgtggcaggcgcctgtaattccagctacttgggaggctgaggcaggagagtcgcttgaaccgggaaggcggaggttgcagtgagtgagagaTAGTGCAGTGAGTGGTGAGATAGCCACACTatcgggcgacagagtgagccctcgtctcaaaacaaacaaaacaaaacaaataaacttcCGCACACACACAatcccccctccaaaaaaagcAGCTTTGCTTAAATGTGACATTTTCAAGATCCAAGAacacattcattctctctctctctctctttttttttctttttttcttttctttttttttttttgagacgcagtctcgctctgtccaccaggctggagtgcaatggcgcgatctaggctcactgcaacctgcgcctcccgggttcaagtgattctcctgcctcagcctcccgagtagctggaattacaggagtctgccaccacgccaggcttttttgtatttttagtagagacggggtttcaccaggccaggctggtctcgcattCTTAACTATTATACCATTTCAATTAGTAATCTTACCTTTCGACTActataatacaaataatttttttaaacttctaattTTTGGAGGACATTTATAACTGATTTATAATacctaaaaataatcaaaagccCAAATGTCTACTCCTGGGTGAACTGCTGGGCACTATTGTATGTTAATAAACTaggatattatatttttattagtagtaaCAATTATTAACATTGAGAGTCTTAGGATAAGAAAGGCTACTGGAAATAATAGGTGAAAATATAGAACTCAGAATATGAGAAATAGAATGTAAATAATTGTGTAAAAAATGTCTAGTTTAGAATActgaagtttgttttgtttcattttacttaacttttaaaaacttagatCTTtcgtttaatttttattttttggataaaAACTTGGTTAATTTTGCCTGATTACTTTAAACATTGGAAGCAAAATACAAGATTTATATTTCATGCTACAGGACAGCTTACATCATCcatctagagagagagagagatagagtgagagagaaagagagagagagagagaagcgcGGAGGTGATAAGTCTCCCAGAGCGAGAGAAATCTGGGAGGGGCGAAGAAGGGTAGgcctcttctgttccattgatacCACGTTCATTCACAGGAGCCGGCTAAAACAGACTACTCTCCTGTGCAATCGTTCCCTCTACCCTAATAAGGCTTTGGCGCCTCTCCCAGAAATCGGTAAGTTCAAAGTGTAGTAAAGTGCATGTTTTCAAGGAATCATCTGAAATGATTTTGTGGATAGTTTATTGGACGTTGGAGAAGGGAGAAAACGAAGGAAGGGGTCGAGGGGGCAATTATCACGCATCGTTTTGCTATCGTATTTGCAAAGGGAAGAAAATCTCAATGCATACATGGTTTGAAAGTGATTATTTAGACAGTAAGCAGTTCCCCAGGAAAGCTGCTCAGAGGGTCTCCTCGCAGGCTGCAGCTTCCAGAAAGTCTGCGGAAGGGTAGTTCGCAGATGCATGTGTCTGGGCGAAGCGCTGCGCCTAGCTCAGTTGTTggtgtctctgcctctgtccgCAGGTCCAGGGAATGCTCTCTGCCTGGTCCAGCCCCGACAGACGCGGTCCGAGAAGAGCGGAGCGTGGAAACCGCGGAGCATGAGTCCTCCGAGGCTGCGAGCGTCGCTGTCGCCgtcgctgctgctgctgctgctgctgctgagctgTTGCCTCCTCGCGGCTGCTCGGAGGGAAAAGGGGGCTGCTGGCAACGTGGTGGAGCCGGTCCCCGGGCCCACGGGCGGCTCCTCGGGTCGCTTCCTCAGCCCCGAGCAGCACGCATGCAGCTGGCAGCTCCTGCTTCCCGCCCCGGGGGCCGCAGCGGGCAGCGAGCTGGCGTTGCGCTGCCAGAGCCCGGATGGAGCACGCCACCAGTGCGCCTACCGCGGGGAGCCGCAGCGCTGCGCAGCCTATGCCGCTCGCCGCGCGCACTTCTGGAAGCAGGTGCTGGGCGGGCTGCGCAAGAAGCGGAGGCCCTGTCACGACTCTACGCCGCTTCAGGCCCGCTTGTGCGCGGGCAAGAAGGGCCATGGTGCCGAGCTGCGACTAGTGCCCCGCACGTCCTCGCCCGCACGCCCCTCCGCCGCGGGATTCGCGGGGGAGTCCAAGCCCAGGGCCTGGAGCCGGGGACGGCCCCGGGAGCGTGCACCCGGCCCAGCCGCTGGGACCCCGCCACCCCAAAGCTCACCGCCGAAAGAAAACCCCTCTGAGAGGAAGACCAACGAGGGCAAGAGGAAGGCGGCCTTGGTCCCCAACGAGGAGCGATCCATGGGGACCGGGCCCGACCCCGACGGGCTGGATGGGAACGCGGAGCTCACGGAGACCTACTGCGCTGAGAAGTGGCACTCCCTCTGCAACTTCTTTGTCAATTTCTGGAACGGCTGAGACTGCCTGCCAGCTTTGGGAGGGATGAGGCGGGAGGCGTGGGGAAGGGAAAGCTAAGGGCGTCTTAGACCGGGGGCTACCATGATAGAGAATGGGGAGAAGTCCAGGTTCTCGAATGGGGCGGGGGCAAGGGTAAGGGTGGGGTGCTTGGGATGAGAGTGTAAGGGGTATGGAGAATCTCTGGGATAGCAGAGacgttaaaaattttaaagagtctCAGTCCTGATTAAGAGCaggaaaaataatggaaacagAAATAGGAGTACCTTAAATGTGCAAAAACTGGAGACTGGGGAGAGAAATCGATGTCGACAGAGGCTGAGAATAAGGGGGAGACTAAGGTGATGTGAGTCCCATGTGGGGAGGGGGATGCAATGTTTATTGTTTAACATTTCTATTAAATGCAGCCATGAGCAATTGCCAACCTGAGCCAGGTTGAATCATGTCTTCTCACCTAATCAGCTAACAAGACTGCAGA
Encoded proteins:
- the FGFBP3 gene encoding fibroblast growth factor-binding protein 3, which encodes MSPPRLRASLSPSLLLLLLLLSCCLLAAARREKGAAGNVVEPVPGPTGGSSGRFLSPEQHACSWQLLLPAPGAAAGSELALRCQSPDGARHQCAYRGEPQRCAAYAARRAHFWKQVLGGLRKKRRPCHDSTPLQARLCAGKKGHGAELRLVPRTSSPARPSAAGFAGESKPRAWSRGRPRERAPGPAAGTPPPQSSPPKENPSERKTNEGKRKAALVPNEERSMGTGPDPDGLDGNAELTETYCAEKWHSLCNFFVNFWNG